A stretch of Comamonadaceae bacterium M7527 DNA encodes these proteins:
- the recJ gene encoding single-stranded-DNA-specific exonuclease RecJ: MHITARDIPPRTVYALEQAGVHPLLAQLFAARGVQSPQDLDDSLAKLLPPDTMLGLDTAANTLAQAIAQQQHICVVADYDCDGATACAVAIRGLRLLGANNAHYLVPDRITDGYGLTPSISKRVAASGAQVLVTVDNGIASLDGVSTARELGLTVVVTDHHLPALVNGEIKLPNAHAIANPNQPGCAFESKAIAGVGVMFYVLLKLRAVLREQGQFDASNQPKLDTLLPLVALGTVADVVKLDANNRRLVAQGLKRIRAGHLPVGMQALFRVAGRQTDVATTFDFGFAVGPRLNAAGRLADMTLGIECLITDDAARADELAQMLDQINRERKNIEGHMRDQALEMAEAMIDSDAEPPPAVCVFDPDFHEGVVGIVASRLKDKMHRPTFVFAMSQSPGCEDELKGSGRSIPGFHLRDALDLVAKRHPGVLLRFGGHAMAAGCTIDADQLDLFEHALQTVASEWLDASTLTRRLETDGPLDPQYRHPDVVDHLHQAVWGQGFAPPLFSEEVQIVSQRLVGDKHLALKMLHQGQAVDGIWFGHTEPLPTPVKLAFRLDADAWQGQKRVRFLVEGAQL, from the coding sequence ATGCACATTACCGCCAGAGACATTCCCCCGCGCACGGTTTACGCGCTTGAGCAAGCAGGCGTTCACCCGCTGCTGGCCCAACTGTTTGCCGCACGCGGCGTACAAAGCCCACAAGACCTAGACGACAGCTTGGCCAAGCTCCTGCCCCCAGACACCATGCTGGGGCTAGACACTGCTGCCAACACCCTGGCACAGGCCATTGCGCAACAACAACACATTTGTGTGGTCGCCGACTACGACTGCGACGGTGCCACCGCTTGTGCCGTGGCCATTCGCGGCTTGCGCTTGCTGGGCGCTAACAACGCACACTACCTGGTTCCAGACCGTATCACCGACGGCTATGGCCTCACCCCCAGTATTTCCAAGCGCGTAGCTGCCAGCGGTGCGCAAGTGCTGGTCACAGTAGACAACGGCATTGCCAGCCTGGACGGCGTATCCACCGCGCGCGAGCTGGGCCTGACCGTAGTGGTCACAGACCACCATTTGCCTGCCTTGGTCAATGGCGAGATCAAGCTGCCCAATGCCCACGCCATCGCCAACCCCAACCAGCCCGGCTGTGCTTTTGAGAGCAAAGCCATTGCCGGTGTGGGTGTAATGTTCTATGTGCTTCTAAAGCTGCGCGCCGTGCTGCGCGAGCAAGGCCAGTTTGACGCCAGCAACCAGCCCAAGCTAGACACCTTGCTGCCCCTGGTGGCACTGGGCACTGTGGCCGACGTGGTCAAACTGGACGCCAACAACAGGCGTTTGGTAGCCCAGGGCTTGAAGCGCATTCGCGCTGGCCATTTGCCAGTGGGCATGCAAGCCTTGTTCAGGGTGGCAGGCCGTCAAACCGATGTGGCCACCACGTTTGACTTTGGTTTTGCCGTGGGCCCACGCCTCAATGCTGCAGGCCGCTTGGCCGATATGACACTGGGCATTGAATGCCTTATTACCGACGACGCCGCTCGCGCTGACGAGCTGGCGCAAATGCTTGACCAAATCAACCGCGAACGCAAAAACATAGAAGGCCACATGCGCGACCAAGCGCTGGAAATGGCCGAGGCCATGATAGACAGCGATGCCGAGCCGCCACCCGCTGTGTGCGTGTTCGACCCCGACTTTCACGAGGGCGTGGTGGGCATTGTGGCCTCGCGCCTCAAAGACAAAATGCACAGGCCCACCTTTGTATTTGCCATGAGCCAGTCGCCAGGCTGCGAGGACGAGTTGAAAGGCTCTGGGCGCTCTATCCCGGGCTTTCATTTGCGTGACGCACTGGACTTGGTCGCCAAACGCCACCCCGGTGTGCTGCTGCGCTTTGGCGGCCATGCCATGGCAGCGGGCTGCACCATAGACGCCGACCAGCTGGACTTGTTTGAGCACGCCTTGCAAACCGTGGCCAGCGAATGGCTAGACGCCAGCACACTCACCAGGCGTCTGGAAACAGACGGCCCGCTAGACCCCCAATACCGCCACCCCGACGTGGTAGACCACTTGCACCAAGCGGTATGGGGTCAAGGTTTTGCACCGCCTTTGTTTAGCGAAGAAGTGCAAATCGTGTCGCAGCGCTTGGTGGGCGACAAACACCTGGCACTCAAAATGCTGCACCAAGGCCAGGCCGTGGACGGCATTTGGTTTGGCCACACCGAGCCTCTGCCCACACCCGTCAAGCTGGCCTTTAGGCTGGACGCCGATGCGTGGCAAGGACAAAAGCGGGTGCGCTTTCTGGTGGAAGGCGCGCAGCTATGA